A segment of the Brevinematales bacterium genome:
GAAGACGGTGAACACCCTGCGTCTCTGGGACGCGTCCTCGCCGGAGGATTTCGATCTCCAGTTGTTCAACGACGGGCAGTATCTCAAAGCTGTGGAGAAGGCGAATGTCGCGAAGGATATTTCGCGCGTCCTTTATCCCAACGACCATACCGAGCCCGGAAAACGCCTGCGCCTCCGCCAGCAGTACTTCTTTGTCTCGGCGAGCCTGCAGGACCTGATCCGCAAATATAAAAAACGTCACGGGGACGACTTCTCGAAGTTCTCCGACGAGATCGCTATACAGATGAACGATACCCATCCGGTGGTGGCCGTGCCCGAACTCATGCGCCTCTTAATGGATATCCAGGGGATGGAGTGGGATCAGGCGTGGGGGATTATGAATAAGACCTGCGCGTTTACGAACCATACGATTATGACGGAAGCGCTCGAGAAATGGGATGTGACCTTGTTCTGCAACCTCCTGCCGCGTATCTACCAGATTATCGAGGAGATCAACCGCCGTCTGACGGACAAGGTTCGCAGGAAATATCCCAACGATTACGCGCGCCACCAGCGTATGGCGATTATCGGGAACGGCGTCATCAATATGGCGGCGCTCGCGATAGAGGGCGGCCACAAGGTCAACGGCGTCGCCGCGCTGCATACGGAAATCCTGAAAGCGGATACCCTCAAGGACTGGTATGAGCTCTATCCTGAAAAGTTCTGCAATAAGACGAACGGTGTGACCCAGCGCCGCTGGCTCCTCAAGTCCAATCCCGAGCTCGCGAAGCTCATCAACGAGAAGATCGGCGACGGGTGGATCACCGATATGTCCAAGCTCAAGAAACTGGAGGAGTTTGCCGGAGATAAGGATTTCCAGAAAAAGTTCTGGGAGATCAAGCTCGACAGCAAAAAACTTCTCGCGGAGTATATCAAGAAGAACAACGCGATAATTGTAGACCCCGAGTCGATTTTCGACATACAGGTCAAGCGTCTGCACGAGTATAAGCGACAGCTTCTCAACGTCATGCATATCATGTACCTTTATAATAAGATCAAGGCAAACCCGAAGATCGACATCTATCCGAGGACGTTTATTTTCAGCGCGAAAGCCGCGTCGGGATACCGCCGCGCGAAGCTGATTATCAAGCTCATCAACTCGGTCGCCGAGAAGATCAACAACGACCCCGATGCGAACGGCAAGCTCAAAGTGGTATTTCTCGCGAATTACCGTGTCTCTCTCGCGGAAATGATTTTCCCCGCGTCGGACGTATCCGAACAGATTTCCACCGCCGGGAAAGAGGCGAGCGGCACCGGTAATATGAAGTTCATGATGAACGGGGCGCTCACCCTCGGCACGATGGACGGCGCGAATATCGAGATAGTCGAAGAGGCCGGGCAGGAAAACGCGTTCATCTTCGGTCTCCTCGCGGATCAGGTGGCGGAGCTCAATGATAACGGCTATAACCCGTGGGAAATCTATAACGCCAATCCCGAGCTGCATAAAGTGATCGACCAGCTGGTCGACGGGACATACAACCCCCGCGAAGGGCACGAGATTTTCCGCGAACTGTTCGACTACCTGATGAACGGGGTCGACGGCAACCGCGCCGACCAGTACTATGTCCTCAAGGATTTCGCGGAGTATGTGAAGGCGCAGGAAGCGATCGATAAGAACTTCCGCGACAGGGATTCGTGGGTGAAGAAGGCGATTATCAATGTCGCGCGGA
Coding sequences within it:
- a CDS encoding glycogen/starch/alpha-glucan phosphorylase, producing MKIDKKKFKEEIIQKLKMRFGKTLECATKREIFDATCYATMIYITDNWVETRETYEKNNVKQAYYLSAEYLMGRALGNNLVNLLIQEDVASVLKEINFDYNEIEDTEFDAGLGNGGLGRLAACFLDSLATLELPGHGYGIRYRYGMFEQKIINGYQVEYPDKWLRYGDPWSIRCDDDAVDVTFGGHVEIVPDEKGRSHFTTVDAEIIRATPFDTPVVGFGVKTVNTLRLWDASSPEDFDLQLFNDGQYLKAVEKANVAKDISRVLYPNDHTEPGKRLRLRQQYFFVSASLQDLIRKYKKRHGDDFSKFSDEIAIQMNDTHPVVAVPELMRLLMDIQGMEWDQAWGIMNKTCAFTNHTIMTEALEKWDVTLFCNLLPRIYQIIEEINRRLTDKVRRKYPNDYARHQRMAIIGNGVINMAALAIEGGHKVNGVAALHTEILKADTLKDWYELYPEKFCNKTNGVTQRRWLLKSNPELAKLINEKIGDGWITDMSKLKKLEEFAGDKDFQKKFWEIKLDSKKLLAEYIKKNNAIIVDPESIFDIQVKRLHEYKRQLLNVMHIMYLYNKIKANPKIDIYPRTFIFSAKAASGYRRAKLIIKLINSVAEKINNDPDANGKLKVVFLANYRVSLAEMIFPASDVSEQISTAGKEASGTGNMKFMMNGALTLGTMDGANIEIVEEAGQENAFIFGLLADQVAELNDNGYNPWEIYNANPELHKVIDQLVDGTYNPREGHEIFRELFDYLMNGVDGNRADQYYVLKDFAEYVKAQEAIDKNFRDRDSWVKKAIINVARSGRFSSDRTILEYAKEIWGIKKMTVK